One region of Miscanthus floridulus cultivar M001 chromosome 19, ASM1932011v1, whole genome shotgun sequence genomic DNA includes:
- the LOC136526315 gene encoding putative B3 domain-containing protein Os06g0632500, whose product MSSSVHRARRKYAAALLSPSSLHHLRILGQFAAQLGGEEGMAMGDGRAVVVLLVSPLGKVWRAELRRADGGGGGSSWQLGGAWAEFAAAHGIGAGWSVVFRLGAARGGHGVTAGKNRPRFMRVLHTEDLEKMKIHDKFVQEHLTGSCSSTQKAMVFSPLGKLWHVELDRGQSGVLLGDGWAQFLTTHNLSERNILLFRYEDNMVFTVEAFLQNGYSKEYGAAAADMTDDLIVIGLDALPALLRRL is encoded by the exons ATGTCGTCCTCCGTCCACCGCGCGCGGCGCAAGTACGCGGCGGCGCTGCTGTCGCCGTCCTCCCTCCATCACCTG CGCATCCTGGGCCAGTTCGCGGCGCAGCTCGGCGGCGAGGAGGGCATGGCCATGGGGGATGGCAGGGCGGTGGTGGTGCTGCTGGTGAGCCCGCTCGGTAAGGTCTGGCGCGCGGAGCTGCGCCGTGCGGATGGAGGTGGCGGGGGGTCGTCGTGGCAGCTCGGCGGTGCCTGGGCCGAGTTCGCAGCCGCGCACGGGATCGGCGCCGGGTGGAGCGTGGTGTTCAGGCTTGGAGCGGCGCGGGGTGGCCACG GTGTGACAGCAGGCAAGAACAGGCCCCGGTTCATGAGAGTGCTTCACACGGAAGACCTGGAAAAGATG AAAATTCATGACAAATTCGTGCAAGAACACCTGACTGGAAGTTGTTCAAGCACGCAGAAGGCCATGGTTTTCAGCCCTCTCGGCAAGCTCTGGCATGTTGAACTAGACCGCGGTCAGTCGGGGGTGCTACTTGGAGATGGCTGGGCGCAGTTTCTAACCACTCACAATCTCTCTGAAAGGAACATCCTTCTGTTCCGGTATGAAGATAACATGGTGTTCACAGTTGAGGCGTTCCTGCAGAACGGGTACTCAAAGGAGTATGGAGCAGCAGCTGCAGACATGACTGATGACTTGATAGTGATAGGACTTGATGCCCTACCGGCGTTACTGCGTAGGTTATAG
- the LOC136526316 gene encoding protein ALP1-like has protein sequence MLGAPQLVRQVEDTFERSLGTVHNNFEKVLQCVVKLAVDTIKPVDPEFRTIYPRLRNPRFHPFFNNCIGALDGTHIPCVVPTDKVVQYMCRKGMTTQNVLAVYDFDMRFTFVLVGWPGSVHDMRVFTDAMTKYGDMFPHPPTGKYYLVDSGYPNRSSYLAPYKGTKYHLPEYREGPEPQGKK, from the exons ATGCTGGGAGCACCACAGTTAGTTAGGCAAGTGGAGGATACATTTGAGAGGTCACTAGGCACAGTTCACAACAACTTTGAGAAAGTTTTGCAATGTGTGGTTAAGCTAGCTGTAGACACAATTAAGCCAGTTGACCCAGAATTTAGAACAATTTATCCTAGATTGAGGAATCCTAGGTTCCATCCCTTCTTCAACAATTGTATAGGAGCACTAGATGGCACTCATATACCATGTGTGGTGCCAACTGATAAGGTGGTTCAGTACATGTGCCGCAAGGGCATGACAACACAGAATGTGCTGGCTGTTTATGACTTCGACATGAGGTTTACATTTGTTCTTGTTGGATGGCCTGGTTCTGTACATGACATGAGAGTGTTCACTGATGCTATGACCAAGTACGGCGACATGTTTCCACATCCACCAACAG GAAAATATTACCTGGTGGACTCTGGCTACCCAAACCGTTCAAGTTATCTTGCACCATACAAGGGAACCAAGTACCATCTGCCGGAGTATCGAGAAGGCCCGGAGCCACAAGGTAAAAAATAG
- the LOC136526965 gene encoding uncharacterized protein — protein MAKGQILAVLQIGGEFTTDEDGHMSYSGGEAHAMHVQSDWTFSAFKQEISSTLNNLKLDQFAFKYFLPKNDKTLISISNDKDLRRMVEFHAESDSTYIYVMKKADNRSKSILAVSATPTDAFAIAPTTQDGSKRQKVCASWKNVITGVGQVFEGPKDFRDALHKYAIAHRFHYRFIKNDSSRVTAECTGEGCPWRIHASKSPAKKEFMIKKISESHTCESETVKSNRLASQRWVASVIKEKLRDSPNYRPREIANDLQREYGLCLNYSQAWRGRSIAQKELYSTHEEACSQLPWFCERIVETNPGSVATVVALEDSKFRFFVAFHASLHGFEHGCRPLLFLEAITAKPNKHWKLLAAASVDGEGDVFPVAFGVVDDESRENWHWFLEQLKSSLGTSRTITFISNGEHGLWDVVSSVFQESHHGYCVESLIEEFKTQLDDAWTEELKDSMVEHLKKAIYSCTADEFNQYIEFIKSESDKLADWLLEIKPEQWSDAFFKGSRHGQYSCNIFGTVSEWIPTRYELSVVQLVDMIRCKLMEMMYTRRESSNAWTEVLTPAANQKLQEEVNKAHTLNVLPAENDENGNVFKVCDDSVNVVNLDTWECTCQRWHISGLPCMHAIAVLDRTGQYAYDYCVKYFTTGCYRLTYSLSINPIPDVVVPPTLIDPAQSPVTYPCPLRTRRRVGRPKEKPADPRIAIKRAVRCSRCKGYGHNKATCKVPIST, from the exons ATGGCGAAGGGACAAATATTAGCTGTTCTTCAAATAGGTGGAGAATTCACCACCGATGAAGATGGACACATGTCATATTCTGGTGGAGAGGCACATGCTATGCATGTCCAAAGTGACTGGACTTTTAGCGCATTTAAGCAAGAGATATCGTCGACACTTAACAATCTGAAGCTTGACCAGTTTGCATTCAAGTATTTCCTTCCAAAGAATGATAAAACTTTGATCTCTATTTCCAATGACAAGGACCTACGACGCATGGTTGAATTCCATGCAGAGTCAGATTCAACATACATTTATGTCATGAAGAAAGCTGACAACAG GTCAAAGAGCATTCTTGCTGTCTCGGCCACTCCCACAGATGCCTTTGCCATTGCCCCAACAACTCAGGATGGGTCTAAGAGACAAAAGGTTTGTGCAAGTTGGAAGAATGTGATAACAGGAGTTGGCCAAGTGTTTGAAGGACCTAAGGATTTCCGTGATGCCTTGCATAAGTATGCCATTGCACATAGGTTCCATTATAGATTTATCAAGAACGATTCATCTCGTGTGACTGCTGAGTGTACTGGTGAAGGTTGCCCATGGCGAATACATGCTTCTAAGTCCCCTGCAAAGAAAGAATTTATGATCAAGAAAATATCTGAAAGCCACACCTGTGAATCAGAAACAGTCAAAAGTAATCGGTTGGCTTCTCAACGATGGGTTGCTAGTGTCATAAAAGAAAAGTTGCGTGATAGTCCAAACTACAGACCAAGAGAGATTGCAAATGATCTTCAACGAGAGTATGGACTATGCCTGAACTATTCACAGGCTTGGCGTGGAAGATCAATTGCTCAGAAGGAACTTTATAGTACACACGAAGAGGCATGCAGTCAGCTGCCTTGGTTTTGTGAAAGGATTGTAGAGACAAACCCTGGAAGTGTTGCAACTGTAGTGGCCTTGGAAGATTCAAAGTTTCGTTTCTTTGTTGCATTCCATGCGTCGCTCCATGGTTTTGAGCATGGGTGCAGGCCGCTACTTTTTCTTGAAGCGATAACTGCAAAGCCcaataagcattggaagctacTGGCTGCTGCTTCAGTTGATGGTGAAGGTGATGTGTTCCCAGTTGCTTTTGGTGTTGTGGATGATGAGTCGCGTGAAAATTGGCATTGGTTTCTCGAGCAACTAAAATCTTCACTTGGGACATCTCGGACCATCACATTCATATCGAATGGAGAACATGGACTTTGGGATGTAGTATCTTCGGTTTTCCAAGAGAGTCATCATGGCTACTGTGTGGAGTCTCTTATTGAAGAATTTAAGACGCAACTGGATGATGCATGGACTGAGGAACTAAAAGATTCCATGGTTGAGCATCTTAAGAAGGCCATATATTCATGCACAGCTGATGAGTTCAATCAGTATATTGAGTTCATCAAAAGTGAATCTGACAAGCTTGCTGATTGGCTCTTGGAGATCAAACCTGAGCAGTGGTCAGATGCTTTTTTTAAGGGATCACGTCATGGGCAGTATTCTTGTAATATTTTTGGCACTGTGTCTGAGTGGATTCCCACGAGATATGAGCTTTCAGTTGTGCAATTGGTTGACATGATAAGGTGCAAGCTGATGGAGATGATGTACACACGCAGGGAATCTTCCAATGCATGGACTGAGGTATTAACACCGGCAGCCAATCAGAAACTTCAGGAAGAGGTGAACAAAGCCCACACCCTCAATGTCCTTCCAGCAGAAAACGATGAAAATGGCAACGTGTTTAAGGTCTGTGATGACTCAGTTAATGTTGTCAACCTTGACACATGGGAATGCACCTGCCAAAGGTGGCATATTTCTGGGCTGCCGTGCATGCATGCGATTGCCGTATTGGACCGCACCGGGCAATATGCATATGACTACTGTGTGAAGTACTTCACAACAGGATGCTACCGCTTGACCTATTCCTTGTCAATAAATCCCATACCTGATGTTGTTGTGCCGCCTACATTAATTGACCCAGCTCAGAGCCCAGTAACATACCCATGCCCACTGCGAACCCGGCGTCGGGTTGGCCGGCCAAAAGAGAAGCCTGCTGATCCTCGCATTGCAATCAAGAGGGCAGTGCGCTGCAGCAGGTGCAAGGGGTATGGCCACAACAAGGCAACCTGCAAAGTTCCTATCAGCACATAG